In one window of Streptomyces sp. FXJ1.172 DNA:
- a CDS encoding helix-turn-helix domain-containing protein, with the protein MPQRRVVTGRSQEPRVRFAEELRLLRTERGLSLRRLAEEVGWDASQFGKMESGRTLGSPEVVQALDQYYGTPGLLVTLWELAVADPAQFKEQYRRYMILESEAVSLWHYGVSRPPGLLQTDAYAREALAAGGIKGNELEQQVEARIGRRELLEGSEAPTFRSILSEAVLRTPLPNRGEWREQLEHLLEMSERPSITLQVLPFSVSFHGLASTDLMFLRLLDTRTVAYAENDVHGELIAEPSKVERFQRTYDAVRDSALSPVESRKFILRMLEEVPCGPST; encoded by the coding sequence CGAGGGTGCGGTTCGCCGAGGAGTTACGGCTCCTGCGGACCGAGCGGGGCTTGAGCCTGCGGAGGCTGGCGGAGGAAGTCGGCTGGGATGCCTCGCAGTTCGGGAAGATGGAGAGCGGGCGGACGCTGGGCAGCCCCGAGGTCGTACAGGCGCTGGACCAGTACTACGGGACACCGGGGTTGCTGGTCACGCTGTGGGAGCTGGCGGTGGCTGACCCCGCGCAGTTCAAGGAGCAGTACCGGCGGTACATGATTCTGGAGTCGGAGGCGGTGAGCCTGTGGCACTACGGGGTGAGCAGGCCGCCGGGGCTTCTGCAAACCGATGCGTACGCGCGTGAAGCGCTCGCGGCGGGCGGGATCAAGGGCAACGAACTGGAGCAGCAGGTAGAAGCCCGCATTGGGCGGCGGGAGCTGCTGGAGGGCAGCGAGGCGCCCACCTTCCGCAGCATCCTGTCCGAGGCGGTCCTGCGGACGCCGCTGCCCAATCGGGGCGAGTGGCGTGAGCAGCTGGAGCACCTGCTGGAGATGTCGGAGCGCCCGAGCATCACACTCCAGGTGTTGCCGTTCAGCGTCAGCTTTCACGGCCTGGCAAGCACTGACCTGATGTTCCTGCGGCTGCTGGACACCCGTACCGTGGCTTACGCCGAGAACGACGTACATGGTGAACTGATCGCAGAACCAAGCAAGGTTGAGCGTTTCCAGCGCACTTATGATGCGGTGCGCGATTCGGCCCTGTCCCCGGTCGAGTCGCGGAAGTTCATCCTGCGGATGTTGGAGGAAGTGCCGTGCGGGCCATCGACCTGA
- a CDS encoding RsiG family protein, with translation MSTPSTSGWLGTQGLPERVPETAYRPPVQRADGIPGPALSAEPRDPDLARLSLPELRILRRDAQRDEADLSYVRRLLQGRIDILRAELCRRGRASLPAPADGSVVDRLPEILKDAPARHRSSARHVTLGTPHNEEYRQLAAEMLGEVELSDLAARTDLELTSAMGRLVQYEQEVSRRRQRLQQTTDECSGEIARRYRVGEAQVDDLLT, from the coding sequence ATGAGCACACCGAGCACCAGCGGGTGGCTGGGGACGCAGGGACTGCCGGAGAGGGTGCCGGAGACGGCGTACCGGCCGCCCGTCCAGCGTGCTGACGGCATCCCGGGTCCCGCGCTGTCCGCAGAGCCCCGCGACCCGGACCTGGCCCGGCTCAGCCTGCCCGAGCTGCGCATCCTGCGCCGGGACGCACAGCGGGACGAGGCGGACCTCAGCTATGTGCGGCGGCTGCTCCAGGGCCGGATCGACATCCTGCGCGCGGAGCTGTGCCGGCGCGGCCGGGCCTCGCTGCCGGCGCCCGCGGACGGCTCCGTGGTCGACCGGCTCCCGGAGATCCTCAAGGACGCCCCGGCCCGGCACCGCTCCTCGGCCCGCCATGTCACGCTCGGCACCCCGCACAACGAGGAGTACCGGCAGCTGGCCGCCGAGATGCTCGGCGAGGTCGAGCTGAGCGATCTCGCGGCCCGGACGGATCTCGAACTGACCAGTGCCATGGGGCGGTTGGTCCAGTACGAGCAGGAGGTCTCGCGGCGGCGGCAGCGGCTTCAGCAGACCACCGACGAGTGCAGCGGAGAGATCGCGCGCCGCTACCGGGTGGGCGAGGCGCAGGTGGACGACCTGCTGACCTGA
- a CDS encoding HAD family hydrolase translates to MTSDANEIEKLRELITPARFVLWDFDGPICRLFAGHRAERVAADLVEWLERQGLHGLLTAAERETLDPQVVLRAVGRRRPGSDLVAGLEERLTQEELRAAASALPTAYADPLIRTWTAVGARLAVTTNNSPRAARTYLETRGLAGCFTPHLYGRTGQLHHLKPHPHCVHRALSALGAPPEAALMIGDAASDLAAAREAGVPFLGYARNGTKELALRAAGAELVVQSLEPLLRLLRSGRPVG, encoded by the coding sequence GTGACTTCTGATGCGAACGAGATCGAAAAGCTTCGGGAACTGATCACACCGGCCCGCTTCGTGCTGTGGGACTTCGACGGGCCGATCTGCCGGCTGTTCGCCGGGCACCGGGCGGAGCGGGTCGCCGCCGATCTGGTGGAGTGGCTGGAGCGGCAGGGCCTGCACGGGCTGCTCACCGCCGCCGAACGCGAGACCCTGGATCCGCAGGTGGTGCTGCGCGCGGTGGGCCGGCGCCGCCCGGGCAGCGACCTCGTCGCCGGGCTGGAGGAGCGGCTCACCCAGGAGGAACTGCGGGCCGCCGCCTCCGCCCTGCCCACCGCGTACGCCGACCCGCTGATCCGCACCTGGACGGCCGTCGGCGCCCGGCTGGCCGTCACCACCAACAACTCGCCCCGCGCGGCCCGCACCTACCTCGAGACCCGCGGCCTCGCCGGCTGCTTCACCCCTCACCTGTACGGCCGTACCGGGCAGTTGCACCACCTCAAACCGCACCCGCACTGTGTCCACCGCGCCCTGAGCGCGCTGGGCGCCCCGCCCGAGGCCGCCCTGATGATCGGCGACGCCGCCTCGGACCTGGCCGCGGCCCGGGAGGCGGGCGTCCCGTTCCTCGGCTACGCGCGTAACGGCACCAAGGAGCTGGCCCTGCGGGCGGCGGGCGCCGAGCTGGTCGTACAGTCGCTCGAGCCGCTGCTGAGGTTGCTCCGCAGCGGTCGTCCGGTGGGCTAG
- a CDS encoding winged helix-turn-helix domain-containing protein, which translates to MFVDPEHVSANGRTRPQPPRSSHRDIADELRSRIRSGVLRPGQRMPTQAELAGEFGVERGAVRQALRILQTERLLTNVSKGSPATVAVLSAPAAGPGAPPQPTMAGLAPRIAAAFAAPHVRIDALCLTAVSLTLAIGEPLRQIHAGRLKPAKIDVRVLLPSRDIALAFPAPVAADDGGLLHRRWLAQRNAQGQVLRQNLLALLTTHGVDVQVSFRALPFTPPVKLYLLNGSEALFAYYTLKRGEREIEHEHLELYDADGTRSMLFAFEGHAGARDAGFVEQSRRWFDALWETISSELRFGA; encoded by the coding sequence TTGTTCGTGGATCCGGAGCACGTCTCCGCCAATGGACGGACGCGGCCACAACCGCCCCGCTCGTCCCATCGCGACATCGCCGACGAACTGCGCAGCCGGATCAGGTCCGGGGTGCTGCGGCCGGGTCAGCGCATGCCCACGCAGGCCGAGCTGGCCGGGGAGTTCGGCGTCGAGCGCGGAGCCGTACGGCAGGCGCTGCGGATCCTCCAGACGGAGCGGCTGCTCACCAACGTGTCCAAGGGGAGCCCGGCCACGGTGGCGGTGCTGTCCGCGCCGGCGGCCGGGCCGGGTGCGCCGCCGCAGCCCACCATGGCCGGCCTCGCGCCGCGCATCGCGGCCGCCTTCGCCGCCCCGCACGTGCGCATCGACGCGCTCTGCCTGACCGCGGTCTCGCTCACGCTGGCCATCGGCGAGCCCCTGCGGCAGATCCACGCGGGACGGCTGAAACCGGCCAAGATCGACGTCCGGGTACTGCTGCCCAGCCGGGACATCGCCCTCGCCTTCCCGGCGCCGGTGGCCGCGGACGACGGCGGGCTGCTGCACCGCCGCTGGCTGGCCCAGCGCAACGCCCAGGGCCAGGTGCTGCGGCAGAACCTGCTGGCCCTGCTGACCACGCACGGCGTCGACGTCCAGGTCTCCTTCCGGGCGCTGCCGTTCACCCCTCCGGTGAAGCTGTACCTGCTCAACGGCTCGGAGGCGCTGTTCGCGTACTACACGCTCAAGCGGGGCGAGCGGGAGATCGAGCACGAGCACCTGGAGCTGTACGACGCCGACGGCACGCGCTCGATGCTGTTCGCCTTCGAGGGGCATGCCGGGGCGCGGGACGCCGGGTTCGTGGAGCAGTCGCGGCGGTGGTTCGACGCGCTGTGGGAGACGATCAGTTCGGAGCTGCGGTTCGGCGCATAG
- a CDS encoding FadR/GntR family transcriptional regulator, with protein sequence MVVTQEHVAVNGSRRRTPQEIADTLRERIRTGALRPGARLPTQAELAGEFGVERGAVRQALRVLQEDGLLSDVSKGSPPRVAEPEPAREEPQPTMVALAPRLTEAFSAPHVRIDAVCLTAQSLIPALGEPLRLIHEGRLRPAKIDARILLPGRDINLAFPVSVDAGSEEDDAVHQRWLAMRNAQGQVLQYNLQALRATHDIDVQVTFRALPFTPPVKLYLLNGVEALFAHYMITRREEPTDSGTLEMWDTLGSESLLFSFEQRAGQRDAAFVEQSQKWFDALWETITSDLTLS encoded by the coding sequence TTGGTCGTGACTCAGGAGCATGTGGCAGTGAACGGCAGCAGGAGACGCACGCCGCAGGAGATCGCCGACACCCTGCGCGAACGCATCCGCACGGGTGCGCTGCGGCCCGGCGCGCGGCTGCCGACGCAGGCCGAGCTGGCCGGGGAGTTCGGGGTCGAGCGGGGTGCCGTGCGCCAGGCGCTGCGGGTGCTCCAGGAGGACGGGCTGCTCAGCGACGTCAGCAAGGGCAGCCCGCCGCGGGTGGCCGAGCCGGAGCCCGCACGTGAGGAGCCGCAGCCGACGATGGTGGCGCTCGCGCCCCGGCTGACCGAGGCGTTCTCGGCGCCGCACGTGCGCATCGACGCCGTCTGCCTGACCGCACAGAGCCTGATCCCCGCGCTCGGCGAGCCGCTGCGGCTGATCCACGAGGGGCGGCTGCGGCCGGCGAAGATCGACGCCCGGATCCTGCTGCCGGGCCGGGACATCAACCTCGCCTTCCCGGTCTCGGTCGACGCCGGCAGCGAGGAGGACGACGCGGTGCACCAGCGCTGGCTCGCGATGCGCAACGCCCAGGGCCAGGTGCTCCAGTACAACCTGCAGGCGCTGCGCGCCACCCACGACATCGACGTCCAGGTCACCTTCCGGGCGCTGCCGTTCACCCCTCCGGTGAAGCTGTACCTGCTCAACGGGGTGGAGGCGCTGTTCGCGCACTACATGATCACGCGCCGCGAGGAGCCCACCGACAGCGGGACGCTCGAGATGTGGGACACCCTGGGCTCCGAGTCCCTCCTGTTCTCCTTCGAGCAACGGGCCGGTCAGCGGGACGCGGCGTTCGTGGAGCAATCGCAGAAGTGGTTCGACGCCCTCTGGGAAACCATCACCTCGGACCTGACACTCTCCTAG
- the ygfZ gene encoding CAF17-like 4Fe-4S cluster assembly/insertion protein YgfZ yields the protein MKSPLLSLPGAVPAEGVDEGVAAHYGDLFREQRALAEGDGFVDLSHRGVVTVTGEDRLSWLHLLLTQHVSELPPGEATEALILSAHGHIEHALYLVDDGTTVWAHVEPGTQDALLAYLESMKFFYRVEAADRTADFAVVHLPAGSIAEVPDGVVVRETAYGRDLFLPRADLESFAASHGPAAGLLAHEALRVEHHRPRLGFETDHRTIPHELGWIGTAVHLQKGCYRGQETVARVQNLGKPPRRLVFLHLDGSEVHLPVPGTEIRVADEGPDGRRIGFVTTSVRHHELGPVALALVKRNVPVDARLMAGDTAAAQEVVVEP from the coding sequence ATGAAGAGTCCTCTGCTGTCCCTGCCCGGCGCCGTCCCCGCCGAGGGTGTGGACGAAGGTGTCGCCGCCCACTACGGCGACCTGTTCCGTGAGCAGCGCGCCCTCGCCGAGGGCGACGGATTCGTCGACCTGTCGCACCGCGGTGTCGTCACGGTCACCGGGGAGGACCGGCTGAGCTGGCTGCACCTGCTGCTCACCCAGCACGTCAGCGAGCTGCCGCCCGGCGAGGCCACCGAGGCGCTGATCCTCTCCGCGCACGGGCACATCGAGCACGCGCTGTACCTGGTCGACGACGGCACGACCGTCTGGGCGCACGTGGAGCCCGGTACGCAGGACGCGCTCCTCGCCTACCTGGAGTCGATGAAGTTCTTCTACCGGGTCGAGGCCGCCGACCGCACGGCGGACTTCGCGGTCGTCCACCTGCCCGCCGGGTCGATCGCCGAGGTGCCGGACGGGGTCGTCGTACGGGAGACCGCGTACGGGCGTGATCTGTTCCTGCCGCGCGCGGACCTGGAGTCGTTCGCCGCCTCGCACGGGCCCGCCGCCGGGCTGCTCGCCCACGAGGCGCTGCGTGTCGAGCACCACCGGCCCCGGCTCGGCTTCGAGACCGACCACCGGACCATCCCGCACGAGCTGGGCTGGATCGGCACGGCGGTGCACCTGCAGAAGGGCTGCTACCGGGGGCAGGAGACCGTCGCCCGCGTGCAGAACCTGGGCAAGCCGCCGCGCCGCCTCGTCTTCCTCCACCTGGACGGGAGCGAGGTGCACCTGCCGGTGCCGGGGACCGAGATCCGGGTCGCGGACGAGGGGCCCGACGGGCGCAGGATCGGGTTCGTGACGACGTCCGTACGGCACCACGAGCTGGGGCCCGTCGCTCTCGCGCTGGTCAAGCGGAACGTGCCCGTGGACGCCCGGCTGATGGCCGGGGACACCGCCGCCGCGCAGGAGGTCGTGGTCGAGCCCTGA
- the dtd gene encoding D-aminoacyl-tRNA deacylase produces MRAVVQRVDGASVVVDGETVGAIEGEGLCVLVGVTHEDTKEKAAQLARKLWSIRMLQDERSCSDVDAPLLVISQFTLYGDARKGRRPTWNAAAPGDVAEPLVDEVVAQLRALGATVATGRFGARMRVSLTNDGPFTVLLEM; encoded by the coding sequence ATGCGAGCGGTGGTGCAGCGGGTGGACGGCGCGAGTGTCGTCGTGGACGGCGAGACGGTGGGCGCGATCGAGGGCGAGGGACTGTGCGTCCTCGTCGGGGTGACCCATGAGGACACCAAGGAGAAGGCGGCGCAGCTGGCGCGCAAGCTGTGGTCGATCCGGATGCTCCAGGACGAGCGGTCCTGCAGCGACGTCGACGCCCCGCTGCTGGTCATCAGCCAGTTCACGCTCTACGGCGACGCGCGCAAGGGCCGCCGCCCCACCTGGAACGCGGCGGCCCCGGGCGATGTGGCCGAGCCGCTGGTCGACGAGGTGGTCGCCCAGCTGCGGGCCCTGGGCGCGACGGTGGCGACGGGCCGGTTCGGCGCCCGGATGAGGGTGTCGCTGACGAACGACGGCCCGTTCACGGTGCTGCTGGAGATGTAG
- a CDS encoding FABP family protein, whose protein sequence is MIEIPSDLHKDLVPLAFLLGNWAGAGVHDFPGSEKCNFGQEVSFTHDGRDFLEYHSHTWVLDKDGNKVRPLESESGFWRIDAGRKVEVTMTRDDGVIEIWYGEMADKKPQIDLVTDAVARTAASQPYSGGKRLYGYVKSDLMWVGEKQTPDVELRPYMSAHLKKVVTPEDVERWAKALPDDMPDDGIAFFK, encoded by the coding sequence ATGATCGAAATCCCGTCCGACCTGCACAAGGACCTCGTCCCGCTCGCCTTCCTGCTCGGCAACTGGGCCGGGGCGGGCGTGCACGACTTCCCGGGATCGGAGAAGTGCAACTTCGGCCAGGAGGTCAGCTTCACCCACGACGGGCGGGACTTCCTCGAGTACCACTCCCACACCTGGGTGCTGGACAAGGACGGCAACAAGGTCCGCCCGCTGGAGTCGGAGTCCGGCTTCTGGCGGATCGACGCCGGCCGCAAGGTCGAGGTGACGATGACCCGCGACGACGGTGTCATCGAGATCTGGTACGGCGAGATGGCCGACAAGAAGCCGCAGATCGACCTCGTGACCGACGCCGTCGCGCGCACGGCCGCCTCCCAGCCGTACAGCGGCGGCAAGCGGCTCTACGGGTATGTGAAGAGCGACCTGATGTGGGTCGGCGAGAAGCAGACCCCGGACGTCGAGCTGCGCCCCTACATGTCGGCCCACCTGAAGAAGGTCGTCACCCCGGAGGACGTCGAGCGCTGGGCCAAGGCCCTGCCGGACGACATGCCGGACGACGGGATCGCTTTCTTCAAGTAG
- a CDS encoding DUF397 domain-containing protein, with translation MRAIDLSNVTWRKSSYSNSDGGQCVEVSDSIPSLIPVRDSKDTTRTPLLIGAPAWKAFVDGVKEG, from the coding sequence GTGCGGGCCATCGACCTGAGCAACGTGACGTGGCGCAAGAGCAGCTACAGCAACTCGGACGGCGGCCAGTGCGTCGAAGTCTCCGACAGCATCCCCTCCCTCATCCCGGTCCGCGACAGCAAGGACACCACCCGCACCCCCCTCCTGATCGGCGCCCCCGCCTGGAAGGCGTTCGTGGACGGGGTCAAAGAGGGCTGA
- a CDS encoding Fur family transcriptional regulator — MVSTDWKSDLRQRGYRLTPQRQLVLEAVDTLEHATPDDILTEVKKTASGVNISTVYRTLELLEELGLVSHAHLGHGAPTYHLADRHHHLHLVCRDCENVIEADVGVAAEFTAKLRAQFGFDTDMKHFAIFGRCRDCSLKSSTTAS; from the coding sequence GTGGTGAGCACCGACTGGAAGAGTGACCTCAGGCAGCGCGGCTACCGGCTGACGCCGCAGCGGCAGCTTGTGCTCGAAGCCGTGGACACCCTGGAGCACGCGACCCCCGACGACATCCTCACGGAAGTGAAGAAGACGGCGTCGGGGGTCAACATTTCCACGGTCTACCGGACGCTGGAGCTGTTGGAGGAGCTGGGTCTGGTCAGCCACGCCCACCTCGGGCACGGGGCGCCCACCTACCACCTCGCCGACCGCCACCACCATCTGCACCTGGTGTGCCGGGACTGCGAGAACGTGATCGAGGCCGATGTCGGGGTCGCCGCCGAGTTCACGGCGAAGCTGCGCGCACAGTTCGGTTTCGACACCGACATGAAGCACTTCGCGATCTTCGGGCGCTGCCGGGACTGCTCGCTGAAGAGTTCAACTACCGCGTCGTAG